From one Triticum urartu cultivar G1812 chromosome 3, Tu2.1, whole genome shotgun sequence genomic stretch:
- the LOC125542777 gene encoding leucine-rich repeat receptor-like serine/threonine-protein kinase RGI4: protein MPPDMGGCGRVAAVLCCAVVVACMGGGALAVDAQGAALLAWKRTLGGGGAGALGGWSSADKSPCRWTGVSCNADGGVTELSLQFVDLLGGVPDNLAAAVGATLERLVLTGTNLSGPIPPQLGDLPALTHLDLSNNALTGSIPVSLCRPGSKLESLAVNSNHLEGAIPDAIGNLTVLRELIFYDNQLEGAIPASIGRMASLEVLRGGGNKNLQGALPPEIGNCSNLTMLGLAETSISGPLPASLGQLKNLDTLAIYTALLSGPIPPELGKCASLQNIYLYENALSGSIPAQLGGLSNLKNLLLWQNNLVGVIPPELGKCTGLNVIDLSMNGITGHIPASLGNLVALQELQLSVNKMSGPIPAELARCTNLTDLELDNNQISGTIPAEIGKLTALRMLYLWANQLTGTIPPEIGGCVSLESLDLSQNALTGPIPPSMFRLPKLSKLLLIDNVLSGEIPQEIGNCTSLVRFRASGNHLAGAIPAQIGKLGHLSFLDLSSNRLSGAIPAEIAGCRNLTFVDLHGNAITGVLPQGLFQGMMSLQYLDLSYNAIGGSLPSEVGMLGSLTKLVLGGNRLSGQIPHEIGSCARLQLLDLGGNSLSGAIPASIGKIAGLEIGLNLSCNGLSGAMPKEFAGLTRLGVLDVSHNQLSGDLQLLSALQNLVALNVSFNNFSGRAPETAFFAKLPMSDVEGNPALCLSRCPGDASDRERAAQRAARVATAVLLSALVVLLIAAAVVLLGRRRQGSIFGGARQEEDKDAEMLPPWDVTLYQKLEISVGDVTRSLTPANVIGQGWSGVVYRASVPSTGVAIAVKKFRSCDDASVEAFACEIGVLPRVRHRNIVRLLGWASNRRARLLFYDYLPNGTLGGLLHGGAAGAPVVEWELRLSIAVGVAEGLAYLHHDCVPAILHRDVKADNILLGERYEACVADFGLARVADEGANSSPPPFAGSYGYIAPEYGCMIKITTKSDVYSFGVVLLEMITGRRPVEHAFGEGQSVVQWVREHLHRKCDPAEVVDARLQGRPDTQVQEMLQALGIALLCASTRPEDRPTMKDVAALLRGLRHDDGAESRKMSGGDGGSFGKWSEQSRPVPLPRPGQTQAHSSSLAYSTTGSV from the exons ATGCCTCCTGATATGGGCGGTTGCGGGCGCGTGGCGGCGGTGCTGTGCTGCGCGGTCGTCGTGGCGTGCATGGGCGGCGGCGCGCTCGCCGTGGACGCGCAGGGCGCGGCGCTGCTGGCGTGGAAGCGCAcgctgggcggcggcggcgcgggggcgcTGGGGGGCTGGAGCTCGGCCGACAAGTCGCCGTGCCGGTGGACCGGCGTGTCGTGCAATGCCGACGGCGGCGTCACGGAGCTGAGTTTACAGTTCGTCGACCTGCTGGGCGGCGTGCCGGACAATTTGGCGGCGGCTGTGGGCGCCACGCTGGAGCGGCTGGTGCTCACCGGCACCAACCTGTCCGGGCCCATCCCGCCGCAGCTCGGCGACCTGCCGGCGCTCACGCACCTTGATCTCAGCAACAATGCGCTCACGGGCTCCATCCCGGTGAGCCTCTGCCGGCCTGGGAGCAAGCTGGAGAGCCTCGCTGTCAACTCCAACCACCTCGAGGGCGCCATCCCGGACGCCATCGGCAACCTCACGGTGCTGCGCGAGCTCATCTTCTACGACAACCAGCTCGAGGGCGCCATCCCGGCCTCCATAGGCAGGATGGCCAGCCTTGAGGTGCTCCGTGGTGGCGGCAACAAGAACCTCCAGGGCGCGCTCCCGCCGGAGATCGGCAACTGCTCCAACCTCACCATGCTCGGCCTCGCCGAGACCAGCATCTCAGGCCCCCTCCCGGCGAGCCTCGGCCAGCTCAAGAACCTCGACACGCTGGCCATCTACACCGCGCTGCTCTCCGGCCCGATCCCGCCGGAGCTCGGGAAATGCGCCAGCCTGCAGAACATCTACCTGTACGAGAACGCGCTGTCCGGCTCCATCCCGGCGCAGCTCGGCGGCCTCAGCAACCTCAAGAACCTGCTGCTGTGGCAGAACAACCTCGTCGGCGTCATCCCGCCGGAGCTGGGCAAGTGCACGGGGCTCAACGTCATCGACCTGTCCATGAACGGCATCACCGGCCACATCCCGGCGTCGCTCGGGAACCTCGTCGCGCTGCAGGAGCTGCAGCTCAGCGTCAACAAGATGTCCGGCCCGATCCCGGCGGAGCTCGCGCGGTGCACCAACCTCACAGACCTAGAGCTCGACAACAACCAGATATCCGGCACCATCCCGGCCGAGATCGGCAAGCTCACGGCGCTGCGCATGCTGTACCTCTGGGCCAACCAGCTCACGGGCACCATCCCGCCGGAGATCGGCGGCTGCGTCAGCCTCGAGTCGCTCGACCTGTCGCAGAACGCGCTCACCGGGCCCATCCCGCCGTCCATGTTCAGGCTGCCCAAGCTGTCCAAGCTGCTGCTCATCGACAACGTCCTCTCCGGCGAGATACCGCAGGAGATCGGCAACTGCACGTCGCTCGTCCGGTTCCGGGCAAGCGGCAACCACCTCGCCGGCGCCATACCGGCGCAGATCGGCAAGCTTGGCCACCTCAGCTTCCTGGACCTCAGCTCGAACAGGTTGTCTGGCGCCATCCCCGCCGAGATCGCCGGGTGCCGGAACCTCACGTTCGTCGACCTGCACGGCAACGCCATCACCGGCGTGCTGCCGCAGGGCCTGTTTCAAGGAATGATGTCCTTGCAGTACCTCGACCTCTCGTACAATGCCATCGGCGGCTCACTCCCGTCGGAGGTGGGCATGCTCGGTTCGCTCACCAAGCTCGTTCTGGGCGGGAACCGGCTCTCCGGCCAGATACCTCACGAGATCGGCTCGTGCGCGCGGCTCCAGCTACTGGACCTCGGCGGCAACTCGCTGTCCGGCGCCATACCGGCGAGCATCGGCAAGATTGCAGGTCTGGAGATTGGTCTTAACCTCAGCTGCAACGGCCTGTCGGGTGCCATGCCCAAGGAGTTCGCCGGGCTCACGCGGCTCGGCGTGCTCGACGTCTCGCACAACCAGCTCTCCGGAGACCTCCAGCTGCTGTCCGCTCTCCAGAACCTCGTCGCGCTCAACGTCTCCTTCAACAATTTCTCTGGGCGCGCGCCGGAGACGGCGTTCTTCGCGAAGCTGCCCATGAGCGACGTCGAGGGCAACCCGGCGCTCTGCCTCTCCCGGTGCCCCGGCGACGCCAGTGACCGTGAACGTGCAGCTCAGCGCGCCGCTCGCGTCGCCACGGCCGTTCTGCTCTCTGCTCTCGTGGTCCTCCTGATTGCCGCGGCGGTCGTCCTACTCGGTCGCCGGCGCCAAGGCTCGATTTTCGGCGgcgcgcgccaggaggaggacaAGGACGCCGAGATGCTGCCGCCGTGGGACGTGACGCTGTACCAGAAGCTGGAGATCAGCGTGGGCGACGTGACCCGCAGCCTCACGCCGGCGAACGTGATCGGGCAAGGCTGGTCCGGCGTGGTGTACCGCGCGAGCGTCCCGTCCACCGGGGTCGCCATCGCCGTCAAGAAGTTCCGGTCGTGCGACGACGCGTCCGTGGAGGCGTTCGCGTGCGAGATCGGCGTGCTGCCCCGCGTGCGCCACCGCAACATCGTGCGGCTCCTGGGGTGGGCCTCCAACCGGCGGGCGCGGCTCCTGTTCTACGACTACCTCCCCAACGGCACCCTCGGCGGCCTGCTgcacggcggcgcggcgggcgcCCCCGTGGTGGAGTGGGAGCTGCGGCTCTCGATCGCCGTCGGCGTGGCCGAGGGCCTCGCCTACCTCCACCACGACTGCGTGCCGGCGATCCTCCACCGCGACGTCAAGGCCGACAACATCCTTCTCGGGGAGCGCTACGAGGCGTGCGTCGCCGACTTCGGCCTCGCCAGAGTCGCCGACGAGGGCGCCAACTCGTCGCCCCCGCCGTTCGCCGGATCCTACGGGTATATCGCTCCCG AGTACGGATGCATGATCAAGATCACGACCAAGAGCGACGTGTACAGCTTCGGGGTGGTGCTGCTGGAGATGATCAcggggcggcggccggtggagcaCGCGTTCGGCGAGGGGCAGAGCGTGGTGCAGTGGGTGCGCGAGCACCTCCACCGCAAGTGCGACCCGGCGGAGGTGGTCGACGCGCGGCTGCAGGGCCGGCCGGACACGCAGGTCCAggagatgctgcaggccctcgggATCGCGCTGCTCTGCGCCAGCACGCGCCCGGAGGACCGGCCGACGATGAAGGACGTGGCGGCGCTCCTCCGCGGCCTCCGCCACGACGACGGCGCCGAGTCGCGGAAGatgagcggcggcgacggcgggtcCTTCGGCAAGTGGAGCGAGCAGAGTAGACCGGTGCCGCTGCCGCGCCCGGGCCAGACGCAGGCCCACTCCAGCTCGCTGGCCTACTCAACAACCGGGAGCGTGTAG